In Acidimicrobiales bacterium, one DNA window encodes the following:
- a CDS encoding prepilin peptidase, whose translation MTAVVLVFAALFGLAFGSFLNVAVYRLPRHESLSDPPSRCPECGTAIAWRDNIPVVSWLLLRGRCRACRAPISARYPLIEAATALVFVAAAALALSV comes from the coding sequence GTGACCGCCGTCGTCCTCGTGTTCGCCGCGCTGTTCGGCCTCGCCTTCGGCTCCTTCCTCAACGTCGCGGTCTACCGGTTGCCGCGGCACGAGTCGCTCAGCGATCCGCCGTCGCGTTGCCCCGAATGCGGGACGGCGATCGCGTGGCGCGACAACATCCCGGTCGTGTCGTGGTTGCTTCTACGCGGACGCTGCCGGGCGTGCCGCGCACCGATCTCAGCGCGCTACCCGCTGATCGAGGCCGCGACGGCGCTCGTATTTGTGGCCGCCGCCGCGCTCGCGCTCAGTGTGTGA